A part of Rhinoderma darwinii isolate aRhiDar2 chromosome 1, aRhiDar2.hap1, whole genome shotgun sequence genomic DNA contains:
- the LOC142664612 gene encoding uncharacterized protein LOC142664612, with protein MVLKMNKMMSNRANMLREVQLMNRLCHPNILRFMGVCVQQGQLHALTEYINGGNLEQLLQGGDPLSWSVCVKLSLDIARGLRYLHSKGVFHRDLTSKNCLVRYDDSGYSAVVADFGLAEKIPDHSQTEPLSVVGSPYWMAPEVLRGDVYNEKADVFAFGIILCEIIARIPADPDYLPRTEDFGLDINLFREMVPSDCPPVYLQLAFHCCWMVPESRPSFCEVSQRLEAILDTMDAPMSPQKEVMELKTPESGGGRSCEHWDNDEHSWDLPTPPDQRLSRSQSDMFSPQTPLALRSHGPYIDLLPDTPARFNPFSQREDLKGGRIKLYDTPSKSVISLTFDLPPPMSYQMNSPVTPEPMVDGQCEFSDLVTRPRRCRSLPSSPEIVRRVSPCPVTTPVQRGHRDKGESGDLWHTPNFSCVETDRSGDGDTKTVNGFLQDHFPNSLLPENSPDNLSVSLKSPKNLRSDGIPSPQKEWTLSTSTEPCGPEWRPMPPSDPQVLKETIRDYIKESPTEGGVLHCNRDKSVRSPGDNAFQGQEPIDVSTNVHEWKEDNFSGELPAPAGLKSQERCKDWSKKWKATGASLDHPATGEPMDCSSSPDSTEENTFSRRPPQLQANGSLLAPSSPPHSSSSSTPSSSRSPSPPVSTWQLEPQIVPNRLSLSDNNNVVRSKPIRWVGLLNPRPLGSLEGNLWEGSLPGLGCEGTESGSMAPLHASSSSVLDQEETVSCPACCLGGFSFISVCRRSPPDSSRYQNLNCEASRGLIHTAPRLSAPRPGASRKLPEAQT; from the exons ATGGTCCTCAAGATGAACAAGATGATGAGCAACCGCGCCAACATGCTCCGAGAGGTGCAGCTGATGAACCGGCTGTGTCACCCCAATATCCTGAG GttcatgggggtgtgtgtgcagcAGGGACAACTTCACGCCCTGACTGAG TACATTAATGGTGGTAATCTGGAGCAGCTGCTGCAGGGCGGAGACCCCCTGTCCTGGTCCGTGTGCGTCAAGCTGAGCCTGGATATCGCCCGAGGCCTTCGATACCTGCACTCCAAAGGCGTCTTCCACCGCGACCTCACCTCCAAG AACTGCCTCGTACGATATGATGACTCTGGTTACTCGGCGGTGGTGGCAGATTTTGGATTGGCTGAAAAAATTCCTGATCACAG TCAGACTGAGCCGCTGTCGGTGGTGGGCTCCCCATATTGGATGGCCCCTGAAGTTCTTCGGGGGGATGTGTACAATGAGAAG GCTGACGTCTTCGCCTTTGGGATAATATTGTGTGAGATAATTGCACGGATCCCTGCAGACCCCGACTATCTCCCCCGCACTGAG GACTTTGGTTTGGATATTAATTTGTTCCGGGAGAtggtcccctctgactgcccgccGGTCTACTTACAGCTGGCGTTCCACTGCTGCTGG ATGGTGCCCGAGTCCAGGCCGTCCTTCTGCGAGGTTAGTCAGCGACTTGAGGCCATCCTGGACACTATGGACGCCCCTATGTCTCCCCAAAAAGAGGTGATGGAGCTGAAAACACCAGAAAGTG GTGGAGGAAGAAGTTGTGAGCACTGGGATAATGACGAGCATTCCTGGGATCTCCCCACCCCACCAGACCAGCGCTTGTCCCGGAGTCAGTCTGACATGTTCTCTCCTCAGACACCGCTGGCTCTCCGCTCTCATGGCCCCTACATAGACCTATTACCTGACACTCCTGCTCGATTCAATCCATTTTCACAGCGAGAAGATCTGAAGGGCGGAAGAATCAAACTCTACGACACCCCCAGCAAATCCGTCATCTCCCTAACTTTCGACCTCCCCCCACCAATGTCCTACCAGATGAACAGTCCCGTAACTCCTGAGCCCATGGTGGACGGCCAGTGTGAATTTTCCGACTTGGTGACCAGGCCGAGACGATGCAGATCCCTTCCGTCCTCCCCTGAAATTGTACGTAGAGTAAGCCCATGCCCTGTCACCACCCCTGTCCAAAGGGGCCATAGAGATAAAGGAGAGAGTGGCGACCTCTGGCACACGCCTAACTTTAGTTGTGTAGAGACTGACCGCAGCGGCGACGGAGACACCAAGACAGTCAATGGCTTCTTACAAGATCATTTCCCAAATTCTCTGCTCCCGGAGAACTCTCCCGACAATCTGTCAGTAAGTTTGAAATCTCCCAAAAATCTGCGATCCGATGGGATTCCTAGTCCTCAAAAAGAGTGGACATTAAGCACCAGTACTGAACCCTGTGGCCCAGAGTGGAGACCGATGCCACCTTCTGACCCTCAGGTTCTCAAGGAGACAATAAGGGACTACATAAAAGAGAGCCCTACAGAAGGGGGTGTCCTACACTGTAACAGGGACAAGTCTGTAAGAAGTCCTGGAGATAATGCGTTTCAGGGGCAGGAACCCATAGATGTTTCCACTAATGTCCATGAATGGAAAGAGGATAATTTCTCCGGGGAGCTTCCTGCTCCTGCAGGCCTGAAATCTCAAGAGAGATGCAAGGACTGGAGCAAAAAGTGGAAAGCCACTGGGGCATCATTAGACCACCCTGCGACTGGAGAACCTATGGATTGCTCAAGCAGTCCTGACAGTACAGAAGAGAATACTTTCAGCAGAAGACCACCACAGTTACAAGCCAATGGATCGCTTCTTgccccttcttctcctcctcactcCTCGTCATCTTCCACACCCTCGTCTTCCCGTTCCCCGTCCCCTCCGGTCAGCACTTGGCAGCTAGAGCCACAAATTGTCCCAAACAGGTTGAGCCTCTCGGACAACAATAATGTAGTCCGCAGCAAGCCCATCCGGTGGGTTGGACTTCTCAATCCACGTCCACTGGGTTCTCTGGAGGGTAATTTATGGGAAGGAAGCTTGCCCGGCCTCGGCTGTGAAGGTACAGAGAGCGGTAGCATGGCTCCTCTCCATGCATCCTCCAGTTCTGTCCTGGACCAAGAGGAGACTGTGTCCTGTCCTGCCTGCTGTTTGGGGGGATTTAGTTTCATATCCGTATGCCGGAGGTCGCCCCCAGACTCGTCCCGATATCAGAACCTGAACTGCGAGGCGAGCCGAGGACTCATTCACACAGCGCCGAGGCTCAGCGCTCCCCGACCGGGAGCCAGCAGGAAGCTGCCGGAAGCACAGACTTAG